TTTAAGGCTACTGAAGAACCGTCGGGCAATGTGAACTGCGCGGTTACGCCGGCGGGTACTTCGTGCGTTATGGTACGTGTGCCATACCATGCGATAGCAAGGGCGAGGATGACGAGTGTCGCGGCTACTTTCCAGGTTTGCCGCAATACGTACATGGTCGCTGATTTCTGCACGGGTGTGGCCTTGCGCAACTGCTGTTCGAACTGGGCCACGGCGTCGTCAACTGCAGCACCAGGCATGGCCGGCGCATCTTTTGCCGTGATCGCCCACACTTTCTCCAGTGCCGCTTTTTCATCGGGCTGCTCGCGATTGAGCGAGTCCTGGACGTCTTTGGGTATCGTAGCTTTTGGTTTCATGCTTGAAGTAGCTTGGCGTCGAAGGACTGAAGGCGGTCTCTTAGAAAGCGCAGGGCAGCAACCAGATGGTTCTCGACCGTTTTGATCGAGATGTCCATGACCTCCGCAATTTCTTTGTAAGAGAGGTTGGCGTATCGGCTCAGTTCAAATACTTCGCGCCGACGTGCCGGCATTTCGTTTACCCAGGTTTCGATTTTTGCCTGCATGAGCGCGCCGTGTGTGGTAGAGGCCGGGTCAGCAGAGCGCGTTGGTTCGGGGATGTGTTGCATCAACCGCTCGTGGGTTTTGTCATCGCGGATGGCATTCAGGCAGAGGTTACGTACGCTTTTGTAGAGCAGCGCCCGGATGTTTGTATCTGCTGCGGTAAGGCTACGCCGGCTCCAAAGCCGCAGAAATGCTTCCTGTACGGCATCTTGCGCGCGCACCTCATCTTGCAAGAACCGCGAGGCATAGTAGTGCAGTTCTTCGTAGTGCTGTCTATACAAATTGGTGTAGTGCTGCTCAGACAGCACTGCATGTTTTTGGGACAACGCTTCAGGTGGGTGCTGATTGACAAGAATACCGAGCGCCGGCTTCATCGGCCTGACTGTATACTCCGCTGGCTTCAGGATGGTCTCCATAGCGATTGTTCGGTTTCCGCGTAGCATCTGCTAAAGAGGGGGATTATCGCTCCTGGACGTGAATCCAGATTGCAGGATGCATGCCGGCAAACACGCCAATGTTGTTGCTCATATTGGTCTTGATTCGCACAGCTTCTGCAAAAGGGTTTTGTAACGATTCGTTTTGCAGTTTCAGCGTGCGGTGGTAATCATGGAATGATTGGGTGACGGTTGAAAACTCGATCACCTGCTGGCACTGGAGTTCTGGCGGCGAATTGGTGCTGGCGCCACAAATGTCGTCAGCTACCTCGATTACAATTTCTTTGCGCTCGCCATCGAAAAATGCATCACTGAATGTGATGCCATCATCCTGGATCTGGGATGGATTGTTGTCGCCAATCAAGTCGTCGGGGTCGGCGCCAAACAGGTCGTCTTGAAGATTGGAAACAAGCTCAAAACCTGAGGTTGTAGAGATGATGAAGGTGGTTAACGTATCGATGGTCCGGTAGTGATGTCTGAGGTTGTAGTAGTTGTCCTCGCCGGCCGGATCGTCAAATACAATGCGGATTTCACCACGAACACCCAGTTCGTCACTGGCCGTTTGAGGCGTATAGACGGCTTCCTGTATGGCAACAGGCGCAGGAATATGATCTGTACCCGTAACCGTTTCATAGCCTTCAGCGCTTACTTCTACGCTATACGTTTGGCCAGCGACCGGCCGGAACGTTTTCGATTTGTAGCGCGCTACCAGTCGGTTACTTTCATTGTTGCCGGGAGAATCAGTCGGCAGCGGCGTAAGGATAAAGCCACCATTCAGCCAAAATAAATCTTTATAAGGCAGCACTTCGAGCACCTCGCCATCAGCAAGAACGGCTACCCTGGCGTTGGTAACGGCCTGCGGTTTGTTACTCCCAATGAGCGGCGCATTGGTGTTTACGTAGACTTCGATGAGGCTATCTGGCTGGAAAATACCATTCACCACAAGCGCAGGTTCTGGTTCTGGCAAGCTGGCTTCAAGGATGAAGTCTTCCTGGCAGCCCATGCTACCGATTGTGATTGCCAACAGGCCTATAAATGCAAAACGTTGAAAGCTCATATCTTAAAATTCGAAAGCGTAGCTGAAAGAGGGCAGGAAGGGAAAAAGGCTGGCTTGTTTGAGCACAAACTCCGTGTCATCCACAAAGCCACCCCCACTTTCACCAAGGTTCTCTTCTACAAAAATGAAGTACGGATTGCGCCGGTTGTAGGTGTTGTAGGCACCAAGCGTGAGTACATGGTTACCCCGCGGAGTTGGCCATGTAAAGTTGGCGCCAATGTCCAGGCGGTGGTAAGCCTGCATCCGGTACCCGTTGCGTGGACCTACGCGTTCAGCGTCTATGTTGGTTGCCTCGATAAGACTGTCGTAGGTGATATTCGAAATAACACCGGGACTGAAGCGCGCTGTGCTGATGGTGACCGCTGCGCCTGTGCCGTAGACCCATGAGCCGGATAAGCTGAGGCGGTCGGAAAGGTGGTGCACTAGGGTAAGTGCTACGTCGTGCCGCCTGTCGTATCTAAAGGGGAAGGTCTCGCCGTTGTTTAGGTTTTCAAACGTTCGATCGGAGCGGGACAGCGTGTAACCCAGCCACCCCGTAGTGCGGCCCGTGCTTTTCTGGATAAATAGCTCGATGCCGTACGACGTCCCTTCGCCGGCTTCTACATTGTCTTGCCAGTCGTTCGACGCACCAAGAAAGTTTGCCCCTTCTTTGTACTCGATGATGTTGTCCATCGTTTTGTAGTACGCTTCAAGACTCACCTCAAAAGCATGCGATGTACTATGCGCGAGGCCAACTGTAAATTGCTCAGAACGTTGGGGCGCGACATTGTCTGTAGCCGGCACCCAAAGATCGGTGGGCAGCCCTAGTCCACTGTTCACCAGCAAGTGGATGTACTGCGACATACGGGCATACGAGGCTTTTAACGACCAGCCGGCTGCCACCCGAATCCTTGCTGCAACGCGTGGTTCAATGTCGTTATAGGTTGTACCGTTTACCGCGTACAGCGACCCGCGGAGTCCAAGGTTGAGGCCGAGCACGCGTCCAATTTTAATATCGTCTTCTACGTAAATGGCGGCTTCCAGGGTGTTGAGATTGGAGACCGGGACGATGAGTGTATCCTGGCGCGGGGTGTCGACAGGGCCATCGTTTAATTGCAGGGTGCCGGTGGCGAAGTTGTGGTTTGTAATCTGGGTGCCGAAGCGGATATGATGGGCCGGCGAGGGAATAAAGTCAAAGTCGATTTTCCCGCCTATGTCTTCTACCCCCGAGTCATACAGCAGGCGGTAGCGCTCCTGGACCAATTCATTTTCGACCCTTCGAAAGCGTACGTCGTCTTGTTTCGTTTCCAGGTTGTAGCGGCTGTATAGCAGCGTGGTGTTGCTGAAGAGCTTATCTGAAAACAGATGATTCCAGCGGATCGTGGCAATGGTGTTGCCCCAACTGATACCAAACTGGTTGCGCGGTGAGACATTCTCTCCGCTATCAAAGTCATTGACCTGCTCGTACCGATCACTGCCACCATAAACGCTGGCAAAGATGCGATCTTTCGACGAAAAGCGGTGGTTTAGTTTGCCGTTGAAGTCGAATAAGGCGTAGGCCGGATAGTCGTTGGCATCTGTGAAGGGCGCAATAAACACGTCGACGAGCGATCGCCGGCCTGAGAAAATAAACGAGGTTTGATCTTTTTTTATTGGACCCTCGAGGGTCAGGCTGCTGGCTGCCAGTCCAAGCGAAGCTGCACCCGAGAGCTCCTTCATATTGCCCTCCTTCATGCTGATGTCGATCACCGAAGAGAGCCGGCCACCGTATCTGGCGGGGAAGCCGCCTTTGAGCAGGGTGACATCATTTAGGGCCCGGGCATGAAAAATGGAGAGAAAGCCAAACAGGTGGGAGGGGTTGTATACAGTGGCACCATCTAGTAAAAACAGGTTCTGGTCCACGCTGCCGCCTCGTACGTAAATGCCTGTGGTACCTTCGTTGCCAGATTGTACGCCCGGCAACAACTGCACAGCGCGGAGTACATCTGGCTCCCCAAGTAAAGCCGGCATGTCCTGCACCTGTTCTACAGGGAGCCGTACCATACTCATTTGGGTCCGTTCATCTATGGAGGCTTCCACTTCTCCAATTACAACCAGGGTGTCGAGTCCCAGGGATGCGGGGGTAAGCGAGATATCCAGGGTCCGGTCCTGGTTTAAGTCAAAATCGAACAGCTCTTTTTCATAGCCGACATAGGAGGAGACCAGCGAAACGGGGCCCTCTTTAAGGGTGAGGCTGTAGAAGCCGTATGCATTGGATGTAACGCCGGCTTCTGCATTGCGGTCATATACCGTGGCATAAAGTAGGGCCTCACCCGTACGCGCATCCCTTATAAATCCGCTGATGGTATGTTTAGATGGACTGTCAGAGGCGGGCGGTTTAAGAACAACTTTATAGGTACCTGTGGCTGTACTTTCAATGTCCAGGTTTGTATTTGCCAAAATGCAGCGGAGTACGGCTTCGACAGGGGCGTTACTGATGGCACAATTCGTCAGGAGATCCGCCACAAGCTCAGACGTAAACCCGATACCTACCTGGGTATCCAGTGACACCTGGGTTAAAGCCTCTGCTACCGGTTTATTTTCAAAAGTATAGCTGAACAGGGTGCTGTCTGGCCTGGCCGGCGATTGTGCGCTTGCCGTTTGCAGGGCAGCAGGCATCAGCAAGAAAATCAGGGCAAAGAGACGGTACATGTATTGTAATGGCAGGCGCAATTGTGCGCAATGTGTAATCAGGGTTAGTTTGGTAGTGAAACCCGTAAGTCCACAATCCCCCCTATACAAAGAATCATTTTTTTACGTTGGTGTGCAAGAGGAGAGATCAACCAATTACCCATTGTGCCGTAGAGCACCAAAGATGCATGTTTAATCCCACCTGCTGTTATGCGTAATGCCCTTCGTTATTTATTGATTGGCGTGGTACTGCTGTTGATTCTAGTGCCGGCTTTTTTACTTGGTCCGTATTTTTTGCGGGTTGAGCAATTCACTGCAAACCCGGCTAAAGGCTACCACGCTGATTTCTTTCTGTACGTATCTCCGCAGGCAAAAAGTCTGGCAAAAGCCGGCAAGCCTCTAACCATCCTTGTGCAGCCCAACAATTCGGGTATCAACTCGGATGATGCTGAAGTGCACGTAAAAGATGCCCGCTGGATGGGGTTTGGCCGGCATTTCCTTGCGAACGAACTTGGGGTTGCGCTCCTTGTGCCGGCTTTTGTGCGGCCGGGGGAGGACTGGCACATCTACACCCATGCACTGGACCGGGATGTATTAACAACCAGCCGTGCGGACCTCGGCCGGCTTGATCTGCAGTTGATTGCCATGATCGATGCAGCGCGCGCCCATCTGGAATCAAAGGGCCTTGAATCGCGGCCCAGGGTGTTGTTGCAAGGCTATTCCGCCAGTGGGATGTTTGCCAACCGGTTTACAGCATTGCACCCAGACCGTGTTATGGCAGTTGCTGCCGGCTCTCCCGGTGGCTGGCCGATTGCGCCGGTGGCATCGTCTGACGGTACATCATTGCCTTATCCTATTGGGGTGGCAGATCTCGCAACACTCACTGGAGCTGCATTCGATAGTACAGCGTATGCCCGCGTGCCACAACTCATTGTGATGGGTGGGGAAGATGAGAACGATTCTGTGGACTATACCGATGGCTGGGACACGCCCCATGCAGCACTTGTAGATAGTTTGTTTGAAGCGGATCCGGTAGCGCGCTGGCCGCATGCGATGACACTGTACAACGCAGCCGGCACCAATGCCCGGTTTACACTGGTGCCAGGCATCGGGCACGATCGGCGGGCGCTACAGCCTTATTCGACAGCCTTTTTTGAGGAAGTATTGGGTGGATTGTAATTTGGTATGTTGTTTATGCTGAATAATCGTTCTGGCAGGTTATACTTATGCTTTATTGGTGCCGGCTAAATTTTATGCTACTTGCATTTCTGTTAGTATTTCTGATTCCAGAGGATGGATACGCGCAGTTTACGCAACCCGTAGAACCTCGATATCCAGATGTTGGCGCAGTTGCTTATGCGCCGGCCGATCCCGAAGGTTCGCGCGGTCATCTGCTAGATCTATATTTACCTGGTGATGCAGCCAGCCCTGCACCCGTTGTCATCTATACGGGCGGTTCTGCGTGGTTTTCTGATGATACCAAAGTAGCTGCTCGTAATGTATTGTTTCGATTTAGCTCTCAAGGGTATGTAGTAGCCGGGGTTTCCATTCGTGCGAGTACGCAGGCGAAGTTTCCTGCGCAAGTCCACGACATTAAAGCCGCTATCCGCTGGATTCGCACCCATGCCGCCAAGTACAACATCGATCCAAACAAAATTGCCATTATGGGTGACAGTTCGGGCGGATGGGCGAGCGTTATGGCGGCTGTTACGGGCGATGTGCCTGCATTGGAGGGTGACCTGGGCGAAACAGGCGTGTCGAGTGCCGTGCAGGCTGCAATAGCGTTCTACCCACCAACAAATTTTCTGGAGATGGATAACTGGGCGGTCCGACCCTGCAAACCCGGATTAGCCATGGGAGAAGGGTTTCGGACAGGCGAGTTTTGCCATGATGATCCTTCGTCACCTGAATCGAGTTTGATTGGTTGTCCGATTCAGGACTGTCCGGCGAAAACGTTGGAAGCAGATCCGGCTGCGTACATTTCACCGGCGGACCCGCCCATCATGATTCTGCATGGTCAATCAGATTTGCTCGTACCACATCACCAGGGGGAGCGCCTTTACATGGCGCTGAACAAAGCATGTAACGAGGCTGTGTTTGTTAGTTTGCCGCTGGCCGGCCACGGTCCTGTGAAAGCATTTCTGCAGCAAGATGAGGTTCGTGCTGGCGCGACAATGCGTCGTACACAAAAAGAGGGCTGCATCGCCTCAGCGCCAGCGTTGGTCACACCGGACTGGCAAATGATCTACGATTTTCTAGAAACGCACTTGAAGGATTGAGCGGCTTTGGGATGGTTGCTCGGGCCCAGTTACAAAGCTTTTACAGAGTCCAATTCGATCAGGGACGTTTTGATTTTGGCATCGATTACCGTATCGGAATAGTCCTCAATGAGTCCGATGAGAATGTGCGCGGCCTTTTCGCCAACCTGGTAGCCCGTGTGCAAGAGGTGGGTTACGTTTGGGTAGAGAAATAGTGGGGCCTGCCCGTCGCTAATGGCAATCAAAGAGCACGTCTCCGGAATGCTGTATCCACGTTGGTTGAGGAAATGGTGGGTCCAAACCAACAACTCATCCGACATCGTGAAAAAAGCCGTTGCATACTCAATTTTGGATAAAGACTGCTGCATTTTTGTCGCATCAGGGATCGATATGATGCGTTTTTGAGAGAGCGGAATGCCGTTATGAGCATGTGCTTCGCGAAAGCCACGAATCCGCTCTCGGCTGATGGCCATTTTAGTGTCGGCAAAAATGCCAACAATTTCTTTGTGTCCTTTCTGAATCAGGTAGTTGGTTGCTTTAAAGGCTGCTTCCTGATCGTCAATGTTTACCGTAGAAAAGGCGTCGTTTTCGATGAGTTTATCGAAGAGCACCACTGGAATTTCGTTGTTTTGCAGGGGGGCCAGATGTGAGAGATTGTTTGTCTCTGTGCTCACCGATAGCAAAACCCCATCAACAGAAAGGTTCAGGCAATACTGGATCAGTTGCTTTTCTTTCCACAATGAATTGTCGGATTGCAGCACGATCAGGGAGTAGTCTTTGGCTTCCACAACCTTATTTATGCCATTCATAAGAGAGGGCATAAAAAACATATTCATTTCTGGCATAATCAGGGCGATCAGCTTCGAGTGCCTGGACCGCAAATACTTGGCTCGCAGGTTAGGGATGTAGTTCATGCCCTGTGCAACATCTTTGACGCGTTGTTTGGTTGCGTCGCTAATATCCGGATGGCCGGCGAGTGCCCTTGATACGGTAGAAGGAGAGAGGCCGAGGAGCTTCGCGAGGTCTTTTAAAGTGGTTCTTTTCATGCCCAAAAAAGTAGTTGGCCAGGTTAGGTTGAGGCAAAATTGTGGTCGAAACAGGATGGCGGTATTCCTAAAGTTCGACAGATATTTAGTTTTCTATAAAAAGTTATCCACAGAAAACGTTTGCACAAACGTTTGCAACGGAAGCGCTTCCGAAATGCTCTTGAATTAAAATAATGTTAGAAGTACCATGGTGACAATTCAAGTGATCAGTCCATTTTTCGATAAAAATGTGCAAACAACTTTGCGAAAGTACTGAATTTATCCCGCAATTATTGCAGGTAAAAGAACTTGTTTAATTATCGGCACAACGCTTTGCACCTGAAAAGCACGAAAAACGCCGTGCATGCAAACTGGGCAATACACTCCACCAATGTGCCACGATTTTTTAATGACCATACCAAGAGCACGATGAAAAAGAATTTGGTCCTAGCATTTACTTCTATCATGATGTGGGTTCTGCCAATGAGCGCGTTTGCGCAGCAGGACTACACGATCTCGGGCGTTGTCTCCGATGCTGATGGGGCGCCACTGGCCGGCGCTACCATTCGCGTTGACGGAACGACCTCGGGTGCTGCCACGGATCTCGATGGCGCGTACGTTTTTAATTTCACGGGCCAGAGGGCTGGCAATGTAGCGCTGAAACATTGCAGGCCCTCTCTCTAAGGCTATTAACCCATTACGCGCAATTGGTATGATAGAAGCGAATCTGGAAGCGATAGACTACCTCATCATTGGGCTGTACGTCGTCTTCGTCATTGGTCTCGGATTTTATTTTCGGAAGAAGCAGCAATCAGAATCCGACTATTTTCTTGCCGGCCGATCTTTGTTATGGCCCGTGATCGGGTTTTCTCTTTTTGCTTCCAACATGGGCAGCATCAGCCTGGTTGGACTGGCAGAAAGCGGGTTCAGGTCCGGATTTGCGGTATTTAGCTATGAGTGGATGGCCTCCTTTGTGCTCATCCTCTTTGCCGTCTTCCTGCTACCGTTCTACCTGAAAAACAAAATCTATACGGTCCCGCAGTTCCTGGAACTCCGATACGGGCCTTTTGCACGCTCATATTTCTCCATCGTTACGATTATCCTGAACGTGTTTATCGACATTGCGTCTGGCCTTTTTGCCGGCGCCATTGTCATCAAAATGGCGTTTCCAGACCTGAGTTTGATTGCTATTGTCTGGATTATTTCAGCTATCGCGGCCCTGTATACCCTGCTTGGTGGTCTGGCATCTGTGGTGTATTCGGATACCATTCAGGCCATATTGCTGCTGGTCAGTTCGGCGGTAATGACGGTGATTGCGTACCAGAAAGTTGGCGGATGGGACCAGATTGTACAAAGCGTCGATCCGGTGATGCTCGATATTGTGCGTCCGATTGGCGATGAGACGTTGCCGTGGCCCGGCCTGTTTGCCGGCGTGTTTTTACTCGGGTTTTATTTCTGGACCACCAACCAGTTTATTGTTCAGCGTGCATTAGCAGCTAAAGATATCCGGCAAGGGCAGTGGGGTGCCTTGCTCGCCGGATTTCTGAAGCTGCTCACGCTGTTCATTATGGTCTTGCCCGGTGTTATGGCCTTGATGTTGTACCCCGAATTGGATGATGCAAAGAACGCGTACCCTACCCTAGTATTTGACCTGTTACCAACGGGGCTTTTGGGACTAACGCTGGCTGGTTTTATCGCGGCCCTGATGTCTAGCGTCGACAGCGGACTCAACGCTGCTGCTACGTTATTTACCATCGACTTTTATAAGAAGCGGAACCCGGATGCAGCGCCGGTAAAGGTGTTGCGTGTGGCCAAAACCATGATTCTTGTGTTTATGGTGGTTGCCGCGCTTTGGGCGCCTCACATCAACTCGTTTGAGTCGTTTTGGGATTATTTACAGATGGTGTTGTCGTTTCTTTGTCCGCCCGTTGTTGCGCTCTTCCTGTTTGGCTTGTTTACAAAGCGGGTGAATGCCCGTGGTGCAAACGCAGCCATTATTGTAGGTATTGTGCTGAGTCTGGCCGGCGTGGTTTACAAGGTTATTGCCGCGCTGTATCTGGATGGGAAAGATGTGCTGCCGCATTATCTGTACCTCGCGGGCATTATCTTCATTGCCTGTACCATTGTTTTGTTTGTGGTCAGCGGGCTTTCGAAGGAGCACGAAGCCGATAAAGACTGGGACAAACTGCTGTGGACGCCGGCCTATTTCCGAAAAGAGTCTGCAGCACTGGCTGATGTCCCATTTTACAGTAACTACAGGTACCAGGCCGTAACCCTCCTTGCTTTGATTATTTTAATGTTGATTGTCTTCTAATTGAGAGGAGAAATTGGAGATCTATAAAGAGGCAAGAGCACTGTTGGGTAAGCTGAGTGGTCCGCATGGGATTCGGGCGTCATTGTCTGAAAAGGCGAACTACGCAGCTGTGTTTACCCGGGATGCCGTGATGGCTGGGATTGCTGGCTTGCTATGTGAGCTGGATGATGTTGCTGATGGATTAGTGCGAAGCCTTGAGGAATTGCGCAACCTGCAGGGGCCACAGGGGCAAATTGCATCGAACTTTACGTACGTAGATGGGGTGTTCTCGCGGGTGAGTTTTGGTACGCTGAGTCCCAAAGTAGATGCCGCCACATGGTACGTGGTTGGGGTCTGTTTTGGAATTGCACAGGGCCGGCTGCGAGCGGATGAGTGGCGGGAATCTGTAGAAAAAGTGATCGCGCTTTTGGATGCAATGGAGTACAACGGCCGGCACTTGATTTATGTGCCGATGGGCGGCAATTGGGCGGATGAATACATCGACGAGGGGTATGTGTTGTATGATCAGGTGTTACGCGCCTGGGGACTACAACTGGCGGGAGACCTGTTCGATAAGGCTGCCTGGCGCGAGAAAGCAACCACGATCTGGGAGGTAACTCGGATCAACTATTGGCCGCAATCGGACTATACCGGTCACCCCCTGGCATCCCATACAACGATCATGGGCCGGCAAGCATTGGACGCGCGTGCATACCCGTGTTCGTGTTTTACACCAGCAGGTTACCGGCACACATTTGATCTGGCTGCTTGCTGTCTGTTGACTATTGCTTCACCGCTGGAACTGGAAAACGCAAAAACGCTCGACTGGATTGAAACAGCGTTTCTTGATGCCAATCGATTGCCGCCGGCGTTCTATCCTGTTATTGCAGCAGGTGATGCCGGCTGGGAAGCGTTGTCGAACTACCACCTGTTCGATTTTAAAAACAAGCCGCATCATTACCACAATGGCGGAATTTGGTTGATCTGGCTTGGGTGGCTTGCGCTGGCCTTTTACGAAAACGGCAGAACGGACGCCCTGGCAAAACTCGGGCAACGCGTAGACGCAGTTATCGCCGGCCAGGAAAACTTTGCATATGAAGAGTACTTCGATGGCCTGGCATTAAAACCGGGCGGTGAAAAGCGGATGGCCTACTCTGCATCTGGTTTATTGATGCTGCAGAAGGCCCGTAGTTCAGAAATTAGCGGGAGGTTGAAAGATGCTTGGCGATAAAATCCTGATTAAGCCAGAGTACTATGCGCTTGCTCGTACGATCTTTTCAACGCTTGAAAAGGAGCCGTTTATGCAAGCAACGCAACGCTGCGTAATCGGCATTGGTGGCGAATCAGGTAGTGGAAAATCCGTTACTGCAACGTGTCTCAGATCGTTGATGGATGAGCAAGGGATCGGAGTGCATATTTTACATCAAGATGATTATTTCATACTGCCGCCGCTTCAGAATCATTTGAATAGGAAGGCAGATTTGAAAAATGTCGGTATGCACGAAGTGGATACCGAAAAGCTGCAGCATAACATCGATAGCTTTCTCGCAGGTGCTGAAGCTGTGCAGGCACCGTTGGTGGATTTTAACCGCGACACCATTACCCATCGCACCTTTGCTTTCGACGACGCACAAGTCTTGATTGTAGAAGGCACGTATGTGCTCGCTCTACAGAATCTCAATGCCCGTATTTTCCTCTCCCGAAATTACGAAGATACCCGGCATCTGCGTACACTAAGAAATCGAGATACACACGTCGAGGCAGATTTCATAGATCGAATACTTGAAATTGAGCACCAGATTATCAGCCAGTTTGCAGATACAGCGTCGATGGTCATCGATAAATCATATCGTATTAAAGGCAACTCATCCGTCCAGCCCAGAGCTGGGCTTAGCTGAATATAAATTCATTTTCAATGAGGCGAGCGGGGTGCAATTAAAAAGTGCGGCCTGAGCTTTTCTTTTTGTTGGCGACAATTTGCATGTGGCCTGCAAGGGTGGTAACTCCATTTGTAGGGGCTTCCTTGCCTTGGTTGGTGCAGACCTCCCTTACTTGATCATTTCTTCAGGGCTAGTCATGGCCCATCGATACTTCAGTAAAGGTACATTTGTGCGTAAATCGGTCTGGCAGGTGGGGGTTGTACCTCGTTGTTTACGGTTGCTAAGGGTGCATTTCGTGCACGCATACTGCGTTTATCTCCTCCTGAACCTGAAAAAAATCAATAAAATCAGCAAAAAACGATCAGTTGTGGTATATGTGATCGTTTTTATTTTTTATTTTCAGAAATAATTGAAACTAAAGCGTTCTATTGCGTATATTATAATCGGAGTTAGTAGGTGAGGTGTCGCTTGCGAGCTCCTGATAAAATCAACAGTCGGCACTTTAGTAAGGTGTGTTATTATGGCTCGACGTTTACATAAAGAAGACGCCGTGGACCAGCTCCAGTCTGATGCGCGTCGATTTAGAGCAACCTTGGAGGGGATGAGTGATGAGGAGTTGATGGAGCAGTTCCAAACCGGTTGTGTGGAAGCGTTCAATATTATTGTAGATCGCTTCTCAGATCGTTTAATGCAGTACCTGCGCGGGTTTCTTAAAGACGAAAGCCAGTGTCAGGATATGCTGCAGGAAACGTTCATGCGCGTATACCGGAATCGGCATTCATACACGCGTATTGCGCGGTTGTCTACCTGGAT
The genomic region above belongs to Bacteroidota bacterium and contains:
- a CDS encoding RNA polymerase sigma-70 factor yields the protein MLRGNRTIAMETILKPAEYTVRPMKPALGILVNQHPPEALSQKHAVLSEQHYTNLYRQHYEELHYYASRFLQDEVRAQDAVQEAFLRLWSRRSLTAADTNIRALLYKSVRNLCLNAIRDDKTHERLMQHIPEPTRSADPASTTHGALMQAKIETWVNEMPARRREVFELSRYANLSYKEIAEVMDISIKTVENHLVAALRFLRDRLQSFDAKLLQA
- a CDS encoding DUF4249 domain-containing protein, with protein sequence MSFQRFAFIGLLAITIGSMGCQEDFILEASLPEPEPALVVNGIFQPDSLIEVYVNTNAPLIGSNKPQAVTNARVAVLADGEVLEVLPYKDLFWLNGGFILTPLPTDSPGNNESNRLVARYKSKTFRPVAGQTYSVEVSAEGYETVTGTDHIPAPVAIQEAVYTPQTASDELGVRGEIRIVFDDPAGEDNYYNLRHHYRTIDTLTTFIISTTSGFELVSNLQDDLFGADPDDLIGDNNPSQIQDDGITFSDAFFDGERKEIVIEVADDICGASTNSPPELQCQQVIEFSTVTQSFHDYHRTLKLQNESLQNPFAEAVRIKTNMSNNIGVFAGMHPAIWIHVQER
- a CDS encoding TonB-dependent receptor, with amino-acid sequence MYRLFALIFLLMPAALQTASAQSPARPDSTLFSYTFENKPVAEALTQVSLDTQVGIGFTSELVADLLTNCAISNAPVEAVLRCILANTNLDIESTATGTYKVVLKPPASDSPSKHTISGFIRDARTGEALLYATVYDRNAEAGVTSNAYGFYSLTLKEGPVSLVSSYVGYEKELFDFDLNQDRTLDISLTPASLGLDTLVVIGEVEASIDERTQMSMVRLPVEQVQDMPALLGEPDVLRAVQLLPGVQSGNEGTTGIYVRGGSVDQNLFLLDGATVYNPSHLFGFLSIFHARALNDVTLLKGGFPARYGGRLSSVIDISMKEGNMKELSGAASLGLAASSLTLEGPIKKDQTSFIFSGRRSLVDVFIAPFTDANDYPAYALFDFNGKLNHRFSSKDRIFASVYGGSDRYEQVNDFDSGENVSPRNQFGISWGNTIATIRWNHLFSDKLFSNTTLLYSRYNLETKQDDVRFRRVENELVQERYRLLYDSGVEDIGGKIDFDFIPSPAHHIRFGTQITNHNFATGTLQLNDGPVDTPRQDTLIVPVSNLNTLEAAIYVEDDIKIGRVLGLNLGLRGSLYAVNGTTYNDIEPRVAARIRVAAGWSLKASYARMSQYIHLLVNSGLGLPTDLWVPATDNVAPQRSEQFTVGLAHSTSHAFEVSLEAYYKTMDNIIEYKEGANFLGASNDWQDNVEAGEGTSYGIELFIQKSTGRTTGWLGYTLSRSDRTFENLNNGETFPFRYDRRHDVALTLVHHLSDRLSLSGSWVYGTGAAVTISTARFSPGVISNITYDSLIEATNIDAERVGPRNGYRMQAYHRLDIGANFTWPTPRGNHVLTLGAYNTYNRRNPYFIFVEENLGESGGGFVDDTEFVLKQASLFPFLPSFSYAFEF
- a CDS encoding alpha/beta hydrolase encodes the protein MLLAFLLVFLIPEDGYAQFTQPVEPRYPDVGAVAYAPADPEGSRGHLLDLYLPGDAASPAPVVIYTGGSAWFSDDTKVAARNVLFRFSSQGYVVAGVSIRASTQAKFPAQVHDIKAAIRWIRTHAAKYNIDPNKIAIMGDSSGGWASVMAAVTGDVPALEGDLGETGVSSAVQAAIAFYPPTNFLEMDNWAVRPCKPGLAMGEGFRTGEFCHDDPSSPESSLIGCPIQDCPAKTLEADPAAYISPADPPIMILHGQSDLLVPHHQGERLYMALNKACNEAVFVSLPLAGHGPVKAFLQQDEVRAGATMRRTQKEGCIASAPALVTPDWQMIYDFLETHLKD
- a CDS encoding LacI family DNA-binding transcriptional regulator; its protein translation is MKRTTLKDLAKLLGLSPSTVSRALAGHPDISDATKQRVKDVAQGMNYIPNLRAKYLRSRHSKLIALIMPEMNMFFMPSLMNGINKVVEAKDYSLIVLQSDNSLWKEKQLIQYCLNLSVDGVLLSVSTETNNLSHLAPLQNNEIPVVLFDKLIENDAFSTVNIDDQEAAFKATNYLIQKGHKEIVGIFADTKMAISRERIRGFREAHAHNGIPLSQKRIISIPDATKMQQSLSKIEYATAFFTMSDELLVWTHHFLNQRGYSIPETCSLIAISDGQAPLFLYPNVTHLLHTGYQVGEKAAHILIGLIEDYSDTVIDAKIKTSLIELDSVKAL
- a CDS encoding carboxypeptidase regulatory-like domain-containing protein, with protein sequence MMWVLPMSAFAQQDYTISGVVSDADGAPLAGATIRVDGTTSGAATDLDGAYVFNFTGQRAGNVALKHCRPSL